A stretch of Mus caroli chromosome 5, CAROLI_EIJ_v1.1, whole genome shotgun sequence DNA encodes these proteins:
- the Drd5 gene encoding D(1B) dopamine receptor, which produces MLPPGRNGTAHRARLGLQRQLAQVDAPGGSATPLGPAQVVTAGLLTLLIVWTLLGNVLVCAAIVRSRHLRAKMTNIFIVSLAVSDLFVALLVMPWKAVAEVAGYWPFGSFCDIWVAFDIMCSTASILNLCIISVDRYWAISRPFRYERKMTQRVALVMVALAWTLSILISFIPVQLNWHRDKAGSQGREGLLSNETPWEEGWELEGRTENCDSSLNRTYAISSSLISFYIPVAIMIVTYTRIYRIAQVQIRRISSLERAAEHAQSCRSRGACEPDPSLRASIKKETKVFKTLSMIMGVFVCCWLPFFILNCMVPFCSSGDAQGPRTGFPCVSETTFDIFVWFGWANSSLNPIIYAFNADFRKVFAQLLGCSHLCFRTPVQTVNISNELISYNQDTVFHREIAAAYVHMIPNAVSSGDREVGEEEEAEEEGPFDHMSQISPTTPDGDLAAESVWELDCEEEVSLGKISPLTPNCFHKTA; this is translated from the coding sequence ATGCTGCCTCCTGGGCGCAATGGCACCGCACATCGGGCGCGGCTGGGGTTGCAGAGGCAACTGGCGCAGGTGGACGCCCCCGGGGGCTCGGCAACCCCGCTGGGACCCGCGCAGGTGGTTACCGCTGGCCTTCTGACTCTCCTAATCGTCTGGACCTTGCTCGGCAACGTCCTAGTGTGTGCTGCTATCGTCCGCAGCCGCCACCTGCGCGCCAAAATGACCAACATCTTCATCGTATCCCTGGCCGTCTCAGACCTCTTCGTGGCATTGCTGGTTATGCCTTGGAAGGCCGTGGCTGAGGTGGCCGGGTACTGGCCCTTTGGGTCATTCTGCGACATCTGGGTGGCCTTTGACATCATGTGCTCCACTGCTTCCATCCTGAATCTGTGTATCATCAGCGTGGACCGTTACTGGGCTATTTCCAGACCCTTTCGCTATGAGCGCAAGATGACCCAGCGTGTAGCCCTGGTCATGGTGGCCCTGGCCTGGACCTTGTCCATCCTCATCTCCTTCATCCCGGTCCAACTCAATTGGCACAGAGACAAGGCAGGCTCCCAGGGCCGAGAGGGCCTGCTGTCCAATGAGACACCCTGGGAGGAAGGTTGGGAGCTAGAAGGGAGAACAGAGAACTGTGACTCCAGCCTGAACCGAACCTACGCCATCTCCTCGTCGCTCATCAGCTTCTATATCCCGGTAGCCATCATGATAGTGACCTACACGCGCATCTACCGCATCGCACAGGTTCAGATCCGCCGGATCTCCTCCCTAGAGAGGGCAGCTGAGCATGCTCAGAGTTGCCGGAGCCGTGGGGCCTGCGAACCTGACCCCAGCCTGCGAGCATCCATCAAGAAGGAGACCAAGGTCTTCAAAACTCTGTCCATGATCATGGGGGTCTTCGTGTGCTGCTGGTTGCCTTTCTTCATCCTGAACTGTATGGTTCCCTTCTGCAGCAGTGGAGATGCCCAGGGCCCAAGGACTGGCTTCCCTTGTGTCAGCGAGACCACCTTCGACATATTCGTCTGGTTTGGCTGGGCCAACTCCTCTCTCAACCCCATCATCTATGCCTTTAATGCAGACTTCCGGAAGGTGTTCGCTCAGCTGCTGGGGTGCAGCCACCTCTGCTTCCGGACCCCCGTGCAGACGGTAAACATCAGTAATGAACTTATTTCCTACAACCAAGACACGGTCTTCCACAGGGAGATCGCTGCTGCCTATGTCCACATGATCCCAAATGCGGTGTCCTCcggagacagggaggtgggagaggaggaggaggcggaggaggaggggCCTTTCGATCACATGTCTCAAATCTCTCCAACGACCCCAGATGGTGACCTGGCTGCTGAGTCTGTCTGGGAGCTTGACTGTGAGGAGGAGGTTTCCTTAGGCAAAATCTCACCACTCACCCCCAATTGTTTCCATAAAACTGCTTAG